Within the Spirochaetales bacterium genome, the region CATCTTATCTCAACGGCGGTTATCTTCCGAGTCCGGAAATAGACAAACGTGTGGTACCGCTCGATCTTTTCCCTATGGTGATTATCGAGAGTATCGCGGTACAGAAGGCATATTCGCCCGATCTTTTGGGAGATTTCAGCGGCGGGGCCGTCATGGTCAGAACAAACGGCATTCCCGACGACAGGTACAGGAGGAGGCTGCGTTCGACGATCAAAATGTCGCTTGGCTTTGATCCGGAAAAAACCTTCATCGAAGCCATGAGTGAAGTGCCCGGCGGTCTGGACTGGCTAGGGATCGATGACGGGAAGAGAAAACTCCCCTATGAAGTCGCTGAAAAGGACAAGGTTATCCTTGGTTCTGAAGTAAGCGGCGGCCTGGGACCGGAGGAAATTGAAGCCCTCGGGGAAATCATGCCCAAGACGTGGATGGCGGAAAAAAGGCTTTTATTGCCGGATTACGGTATTGCCGCGACGTTAAGTGATAAAATAGAAATCTCACGTGAATCGAATCTCGGTTACAATATGGCATTTATTTACAAGAATTCCTCGGATTTACAGACGGAGAGAAGCGAGAAACAAATCATCTATAATGAAAATACGGGAGAATACTTTATTAACTATGATTACACAGCCGACACGACTACCCTGGAAACGGATATCTGTGGAATGATCGATGTTATTGTCGATATAAACAACATCCTTGGTATTGAACTCTCGACACTGCTTGTCCGGCTTACCGATGCAACGACGGAACAGTATGAGGGATATTATTCGGATGACGATGAGTATATCCGTGTGACAGATCAGTCATGGATCGAACAAACGCTTTTTTATCAACGGCTCGCGGGAAGCTGCACGTTTTCATCGCTCAATGAATCGATGATCGCATGGCAGTATAACTACTCGTGCGCGAGCCGCTACGAACCGGATCACAGGACGACGAGATATGATTCCCAGGACGGAGACGTTTACCGGCTTTCCGACCGCCCTGAGGGTTCAAGAAGGGTATATGTCAATGTCGTCGATCATATTCATGACGGATCACTCTCATGGCTTCTTCCAGTCTCGATTTTTTCGAAAAGCCCTTCCGATTTTATCGAATTCGGCGCGCAGGGGCTGTATAGAAGCCGTACAAATGATTCGAGAAAGTTAATTTTCGCGTTCAGCGAGGCGAATGTGCCAGGGGATGTCCTCGAGCAGGATGTGGATGAAATATTTACCGATGAATATATCGGTGAATATTTCAATCTTCAGGAAACGACACTCACGACAGACAACTATACATCATACGGTATTATTTTCGCCGGATATATCTCCCTCGATATGCTTCTTTTCAAACACCTCAGATGCAATGTCGGCTCGCGTTTCGAGTACGGCGAACAGGTTGTCGATACCTTTAATCTTTACACGAACAATCCGCAGCGGGTCGTTCTCCGGACGTTCGATATCCTGCCGTCGATAAATCTGACCCTCCCGTTTTTGTCAGTTTACCAGGCGCGTCTCTGCGCAAGCAAGACACTGAACAGACCCGATTTTCACGAGATGTCGAACGCGATAAAGGATTTGTATGCCGGTGAAGGTCAGATCATCGGGAATACCGAATTGGGAAAAGCAGATATTTATAACGTCGATTTCGCTGTCGAAGCATATCCCTCCGAGAAGGAAAGCCTTTCTCTTGGTGTTTTTTACAAGTATTTTGTGAATCCCATCGAGGAAGTCGCTCTGGTCAAGGCCGGGTCCACAAGGCTTTATTCCTGGATCAACACCCCTTCCGCC harbors:
- a CDS encoding carboxypeptidase-like regulatory domain-containing protein, whose amino-acid sequence is MLRQSRFLFIILFFCLGFSGWSGDISGEVRMYVFSDEGLPIEGAIAETGNMIYSSNKGGYIGFFHEPGVIDIKMIYKESGITDLTVEVRENQITEIIVTISKKDKGGYVVNIGYSESVTVDKIAALDDDIDSPDGETGVTDMGFLSGKVSHIETGKPVVGATIIFRGLGSEFKTDASGSFIAELPSGTYALSVIHADFSTQTIVAINIRPNEGTEVIVELTPSAMELDEVPVFATVEVQSQGGIASLLEETKNSAVLLNLIGVEQISKMGDSDAASALSRVTGLTILDGRFVYVRGMGERYSSSYLNGGYLPSPEIDKRVVPLDLFPMVIIESIAVQKAYSPDLLGDFSGGAVMVRTNGIPDDRYRRRLRSTIKMSLGFDPEKTFIEAMSEVPGGLDWLGIDDGKRKLPYEVAEKDKVILGSEVSGGLGPEEIEALGEIMPKTWMAEKRLLLPDYGIAATLSDKIEISRESNLGYNMAFIYKNSSDLQTERSEKQIIYNENTGEYFINYDYTADTTTLETDICGMIDVIVDINNILGIELSTLLVRLTDATTEQYEGYYSDDDEYIRVTDQSWIEQTLFYQRLAGSCTFSSLNESMIAWQYNYSCASRYEPDHRTTRYDSQDGDVYRLSDRPEGSRRVYVNVVDHIHDGSLSWLLPVSIFSKSPSDFIEFGAQGLYRSRTNDSRKLIFAFSEANVPGDVLEQDVDEIFTDEYIGEYFNLQETTLTTDNYTSYGIIFAGYISLDMLLFKHLRCNVGSRFEYGEQVVDTFNLYTNNPQRVVLRTFDILPSINLTLPFLSVYQARLCASKTLNRPDFHEMSNAIKDLYAGEGQIIGNTELGKADIYNVDFAVEAYPSEKESLSLGVFYKYFVNPIEEVALVKAGSTRLYSWINTPSAYNIGVEFEWKLTFAAVADLIRMSLDAHHYESFEEERKTRVFWGSVGGFFRDLYTAGNVSFIASEVSYPGNYFTDPENEIRNTSQKRPLQGQSPYVINVSLGYENSVSWSKFRPIKTSIYLNYNVFGRRILSIGTWGTPDLYEEPFHRLDVVAKQQCNEVVSVELKMKNLLDLPAYEVVGDRVQKEYRKGRRFELSVTISM